CCCCACGCATGGCATTTCCTCTTATAACACATTGTATCTGTGGGTAATGCTTACTTATGACCGCATTTACAAACTTAACCGTCCCGCCAGTTATTATTTCAAAGAACCTTATACGTCGCGGATCGCCACTTCTGGGGCCAATGTGACCATTAACCAGAGTTTCAACACGATACTCAATGATTCATTCAAAAAAGATCTGAATGATGGTACCGACAAAGGATTTATTGACGCGATCGGAGACAATGATGTGTACAACTGGAAACCCAAAACGCCTACGAGATTGTACCATGGTGATAATGACAAACTGGTATTTTATTTCAATTCCGAAAACGCTTACAAAGCAATGAAAGCTGCCGGTGCGACTAATGTTGAACTTATACCAATTGCAGGAGGTGATCATTCATCATCTCTTCCGTTGTATTTGCTCGGTACACGCGAATTTTTTCAAGCCACCAAGTAGCATCAGAAAACTATAGCGATTTTAAATTGTTATAGTAAACACCACGAATAACTAATCCAATGTCCTCACTTCTTGAACTGGTCGGTAATACACCCCTTGTTGAACTAAAAAGAATAAATCCCAATCCTAATGTAAGAATTTTCGGAAAGCTGGAAGGTAACAATCCGGGAGGAAGCGTAAAGGACAGGGCTGCATATAGTATGATTAAAGGTGCCCTGGACAGGGGTGAAATTAAACCCGGAATGAAATTGGTGGAGGCTACCAGCGGTAATACCGGTATCGCACTGGCCATGATCGCACGCCTCTTCGATCTTGAAATAGAACTCATCATGCCCCAAAGCTCTACTAGAGAGCGGGTACTGACCATGGAAGCTTTCGGTGCCAAAGTAGTACTGACTGAAACGATGGAGAGCGCCAGGGATCTCTCGGAAGAAAAGGCGGCAGATAACAGCTATTTTATGCTGAACCAGTTTGCAAATCCTGACAACTGGAGAGCGCATTACAACACTACCGGTCCCGAAATATGGAGAGATACTGATCAGCAGATCACCCATTTTGTGTCATCAATGGGCACCACAGGCACCATTATGGGTGTTTCCCGGTATTTGAAAGAACAAAACGACGGCATACAGATTGTGGGCTGCCAACCTACCGACGGTTCGAGCATTCCGGGGATCAGGAAATGGCCTGTTGAATACTTACCAAAAATATTTGAACGTGCCCGCGTGGACAGGGTTATGGAGGTGACTCAGGACAATGCAGTACTGATGACCCGTAAACTGGCAAAAGAAGAAGCCGTTTTTGCGGGAATGAGCAGCGGCGGGGCAACCTGGGCAGCCATTGAACTTGCCAAAGAATTGAAAGAAGGAGTGATTGTTTGCATCATCTGCGACCGCGGCGATCGCTATCTTTCGAGTGAGTTGTTTGGATAGGCTTTCGGCAATCGGCCTTCGGCTATCCAAACTGGCTATCGGCAGTCAGTCGTCGGCTGTCAATTAAATACTGAAAGCCGACGGCAGACTGCTGATAGCCGAAAGCCAACTTAGAACCACCCTGATCCCAGGTTTCTGAAAGGCCAGGGTATAGCCACGAGAATAATAACCAGAGCCAAAGCGTAAAAGAACAAAACCGTTCTGTGCTTGTCGGCCCCGCTCAATTTTTTCGAGCGAACCCTTCCCAATGTGATCAGTACAATGGCAATGATCATCATGAACACGTGTTCGATGGAATAAAAACGGAACACTTTCTCGCTGATGAGGTCAAAGTTCACTTTTGGGCTCATAAAATAAAGTATCAGCCCTATCAAAAGTTGGGTGTGAGTAGCAATGAGTGCGAAAAGATAAATTTTGCTGTCTCCCTGTTTAGCTTGTTGCCAGTTGGAGTAAGCTGCGACTATGGCTGCAATTAATAATCCTAATACCACGTAACGAAGGCCCGAATGGGCACGTAGAAGAATATTCATGCTTAAAACTGTTTATGGTGAATAAGTATGCAAATGTAACGCCCAATCGAGATTAAACCGGATATTTGCCGGATCAAGCGTCAATAAATTTTAAATCCATGATCATCTATAACATCACGATCAATATCAGTTATGAAGCTGAAAAGGACTGGCTTCATTATATGAAAACTATCCACATTCCTGAAATACTGTTGATTAGCGCAGTAATGGACTGTCGGCTGCTTCGCCTGCTCACTGAAATCGAAAACGAGGGAGCCACCTACACGAGCCAGTTTACATTCAGGACAATGGAGGATTTTCTGGCTTACCAGACTCACCATCAGGATCCATTTCTGGAACGGCACCATGCTCTTTTTAATGGCCAATATGTTTCCTTCAGGACACTTTTGGAGGAGGCATAATGCCTTTTTCCCTTTGTTTTAGGTCAAAAGAAATATCTGTAAAAACAAGTCCTTTTACTTGACATTAACTTAATATTTACTGTTATTTAATATACCGTTAACATTGATTTAGCGGAAGCGGGCGTCAAATTATTGGAATTTTAATGAATTCGAAACTGAACAAAACTTCCGGCATAAATATTGTGAGAGACGGGTGGAAATATGTTTTACCTTAAAACAAAGTGCTTATGAGACTGCAAATGCAAGCAATTCATTTTGATGCCGATCCCAAGTTGTTGGTTTTCATTCAACAAAAATTAGATAAACTAGATACGTTTTATGACCGTATTACCAGTGGGGAGGTATTCCTTAAGCTCGATAAAAGTGATAGTGCCAAGTTACATACTAAACTTTTGGAAGTTAAACTTTATGTTCCCGGGGGAACCATGTTTGTGAGAGAACAGGGGACGACATTTGAAGAAGCGACTGACTTAGCAGTAGATACACTCAAAATGCAGGTTAAAAAATTTAAAGACAAGCGTAACAACGCCAGAGCGCCCAAAACGATTGATGGGGCGGTTGTGGAAGAAGAAGGCGTTACAGTTCTGGCCGAAGAAACCGAAGAATAATCAGATATAGATATTGTAACTTGGAAGCCGTCCGAAAGGTCGGCTTTCTTTGTTTATAAAGCCGACCATTCCGGCAGGTTTGTATCAATCATATAATTCAGCGAATTTTGACAATCAGTAACAGTAATCCATTTTGCTATGCATATCGAACCGGTTATCGGTGCCTCATTTGAGGAACCATTCAAAATTACGCAGGAAGAAGTACAACGTTTTGCAGACCTGACGGGAGATAATAATCCTATTCACCTCGATGCGGAGTACGCTGCAACCACATCTTTTAAAAGGCCGATCATTCATGGAATGCTGGGAGCGACGATTTTCACCAAAGTGTTGGGTACCCAGTTTCCGGGTTTCGGCTCTATATATCTGAAACAAACGCTCGAATTTTTGAGGCCCATGTTCGTAGAGACCGATTACAAAGCCGTCTTCAAGATCCAGTCAATTAATCCGGATAAGCACATTGCTGAAATTTCAACTGAGGTTGTGGATGTGACTACAAAAAAAGTGGTTACCAGGGGAGTAGCAACGATGATAAACCAGGCGAAATTCTAAAGAATAAGCCCGGGTTATGTAACCCGGGCTCGAAAATTTTCTGTGTGCTTCTGAATTATTCGCCTGTGTTCTTCTTATTCTGAACTTCCGCACGAATATCCTGAGCCAACGTTTTAAGGTCCTGCATGCCTTTGCGAACACGCGTACCAGCTGCTTGGTTACCTTTTGCATAAAACTTATCGAAATCGCCTTCTAGCGAAAGGATCAAATCTTTAACTTCATCAAATCTTGCCATTTTTGTTATCAGTTTTTTAGTTTAAAAATGCCTCAAACACGCCAAAAACGCATGTTTTGACCGAAATTTAGTAATTAAAAGCATTTACGCAACCGAAAAAACAAAAAAAAACACTCCTAAAATGCAATTAATTATTTGCAAATACATAAAATACTGATTATCAAACATTTAACAATAATTTAATTTGTTATTAAGAAAGCAAAAAAAGAGGGCTTTTTTAGAAAAAGCCCTCTGAAAGCACATAATGCCGATTATTGCTATTCTACCTCTTCCTGTACATCCTCTGCCTGGTACACACGATTCTTCAACTTTTCAGCCAAAGTAGTAAATGCATTCAATGTATATTCTACATCTTCCAATGTATGAGAAGCTGTCGGAATGATCCTTAACATGATCTGCCCCTTAGGCACGACCGGATATACAACGATCGAACAGAAAACGCCCATGTTCTCGCGTAGATCGCGCACCATGCGGGTAACTTCCGGTACACCACCCTCGCTATGTAGGAAAACAGGCGTCACTGGAGATTCGGTTTCGCCGATGTTAAATCCACGTCCGCGCAAACCATCCTGCATTGCTTTTACATTTTCCCAAAGCTTAGAGCGAAGTTCCGGCATAGTCTTGATCATCTCAAGACGTTTGCGGCATCCTTCTACGTACGGCATCGGAAGAGCCTTTGCGTAGGTTTGAGAGCGCATATTATATTTTAGGAACATGATGATCTCGGGATCATCGGAGGCAATGAATGCTCCAATAGCAGCCATTGACTTCGCGAAAGTGGAGAAATAAAGATCCACCTCTTTCTGAACGCCCAATAGCTCACCAACTCCCGCACCTGTTTCGCCCATCGTCCCAAAACCGTGTGCGTCGTCCACTAATAACCGGAACTCATATTTTTTCTTTAATTCGACAATCGCCTTCAGATCACCCACCTTACCTGACATACCAAAAACACCTTCGGTAATAACCAGTACACCTCCACCCTTTTCATTGGCAAGCTTGGTCGCGCGGATCAGGTTCTTTTCAAGGCTAGCCATATCATTATGGTTAAACTTGTAATACTCCCCTAATTTGGCTTTGTGCAGACGGATACCATCAATCAGACATGCGTGAGACTCAGCATCATAAACAATCACATCGCGGTGGTCGCAAAGACACTCAATGGCCGACATCACTCCCTGATAGCCATAATTCAACAAAAAGGCGTCTTTTTTACCGACAAATTCCGCCAGTTCCTTTTCAAATGTCTCATGCAAAGTAGAGTTCCCTGACATCATGCGGGCTCCCATTGGATAGGCCAGTCCCCATTTCGCCGCAGCTTCAGCGTCAACTTGTCTTATTTCCGGATGATTGGCTAACCCCAGATAATTATTAAGGCTCCAATTCAACACCTCACGACCCATAAATCTCATGCGCGGCCCCAACTCTCCTTCCAGCATAGGAAAAGAAAAATAGTGATGACTATTCAGCATTTTGGCAGGAGTCCCGATCGGGCCTGAGTTGTTGCGCAATTTCTCGAAAATATCCACTCTCTTTTATTTAATGTTGGGTAACCAATGTTATAAATGTTAGATAAATGCAAAATTAAAAAAAATAAGCTTACTTTAATACAATCCTACCCTTGCCCCTGGTTGTAAGTTAGTAAAATAATAAAATTAGCACTTTTACTATCGGACATCATTTGGACAGTGTACCACTAATCAGGATTTTATTTCATGTCTTTAATCAAAAAAATACTCGTCGCGAACCGCGGGGAAATTGCTTTGCGTATTATGCGTACCGCCAGGGAGATGAATATTGCGACGGTAGCCGTTTTCAGCGAAGCCGATCGGAAGTCGCCACACGTCCGCTATGCTGATGAGGCAGTATGCATTGGCCCAGCGCCTTCGTCAGAATCTTATCTGAATATGCCGAAGATTCTTCAGGTATGCAAAGACCTCGGTGTGGACGCAATACATCCCGGATATGGGTTTCTGTCCGAGAATGCTATTTTCGCAAAAAAGGTACAGGATGCAGGGCTTATTTTCATTGGTCCATCACCGGAAGCAATAGAAGTAATGGGAAGCAAGCTGGCCGCCAAACAAGCCGCCTCTCGCTACAATATCCCGATGGTACCCGGTACTGCGGAAGCGATCGAAGACCGGCAGCAGGCCAAGGAAATAGCCGGAGCAATAGGCTATCCGATCCTTATCAAGGCAAGTGCCGGAGGTGGTGGAAAAGGAATGCGGGTGGTGAACAATGAACGCGAATTTGATGAACAAATGGACCGGGCTGTCAGTGAAGCATTGTCTTCTTTTGGCGACGGGTCTGTGTTTATTGAAAAGTACATTTCTTCTCCAAAACACATTGAAATACAAGTTCTGGGAGATCACCACGGCAATATCATTCATTTATTCGAACGGGAATGCTCGATCCAGCGGCGGCATCAGAAAGTAGTGGAAGAAGCTCCGTCTATCTCCATCAGTCCTGAAATCAGGAAGGAAATGGGCCGTTGCGCCGTCGATGTTGCCAGATCGTGCGGCTACTATGGCGCGGGAACGGTGGAATTTATCATGGACGAAAACCGGGGTTTTTACTTTCTCGAAATGAATACCCGATTACAGGTAGAGCATCCGGTGACCGAGCAAATTACAGGCATAGACCTGGTGAAGCAAATGATCCTGATCGCAGAGGGCAATGCGCTGGAAATTCAGCAAGACGACCTGGCTATCAATGGCCACGCCATTGAAATAAGGGTATACGCAGAGGATGCTACCAATAACTTTTTACCAGATGTAGGAACATTGCATACTTATGTAAAGCCTGATGGGAATGGCGTGAGGGTCGACGATGGCTTTGAACAGGGCATGGACATACCTATATATTATGATCCCATGATCGCGAAGCTCATTACCTATGGTCAAAACAGAGAGGAGGCTATCGCCAAAATGGTCCGTGCCATTGACGAATACCATATTTCAGGTGTTCAAACTACCCTTCCTTTTTGCCGGTTTGTAATGAATCATGAGGAATTTACATCCGGGAGGTTTGATACCAATTTCGTGGCCAGCTATTTTGATCCTGAAAAGTTAAAAAACAATGCAAATGAAGACGAGATTCAGCTGGCAGCTGTCATTTCAGCGATGTTAACAAAGAATAAAAAAGAAATAGAACCCGTTCTGAATGAGCCAATAGCAGAAAATGCGTCGAAATGGAAAAACCGCAGGTTTCATGGGCAGTAAAACCCGTCGGCACTATTGGATTTTCAGGAAAAATTTCATACTTTTGCGGTCTTAATTTTTTGTAATGTCAATTATATAAAAATTACAGAATTTGGAACCCGTATGCAAGTATTCCTGGTATTACATTTTCTTTCATTAGAGTGACTTGCAGATTGACATATTGTCCTACGACTAAAGATATTCACTGATTATCCAGCTATGAAGCTATCCGAATTTAAGTTTGATCTTCCCCAAAGTTTAATTGCACTTCATCCTTCAGACCGCGGCGAGTCCCGCCTAATGGTTGTTCACAGAAAAACAGGAGAAATTGAACATAAAACATTCGCCGATCTGATCAATTATTTTGACGACGGTGATGTAATGGCCATTAACGACACTAAGGTTTTTCCAGCC
The genomic region above belongs to Dyadobacter pollutisoli and contains:
- the cysM gene encoding cysteine synthase CysM, whose product is MSSLLELVGNTPLVELKRINPNPNVRIFGKLEGNNPGGSVKDRAAYSMIKGALDRGEIKPGMKLVEATSGNTGIALAMIARLFDLEIELIMPQSSTRERVLTMEAFGAKVVLTETMESARDLSEEKAADNSYFMLNQFANPDNWRAHYNTTGPEIWRDTDQQITHFVSSMGTTGTIMGVSRYLKEQNDGIQIVGCQPTDGSSIPGIRKWPVEYLPKIFERARVDRVMEVTQDNAVLMTRKLAKEEAVFAGMSSGGATWAAIELAKELKEGVIVCIICDRGDRYLSSELFG
- a CDS encoding cytochrome B codes for the protein MNILLRAHSGLRYVVLGLLIAAIVAAYSNWQQAKQGDSKIYLFALIATHTQLLIGLILYFMSPKVNFDLISEKVFRFYSIEHVFMMIIAIVLITLGRVRSKKLSGADKHRTVLFFYALALVIILVAIPWPFRNLGSGWF
- a CDS encoding DUF4286 family protein gives rise to the protein MIIYNITINISYEAEKDWLHYMKTIHIPEILLISAVMDCRLLRLLTEIENEGATYTSQFTFRTMEDFLAYQTHHQDPFLERHHALFNGQYVSFRTLLEEA
- a CDS encoding HPF/RaiA family ribosome-associated protein gives rise to the protein MRLQMQAIHFDADPKLLVFIQQKLDKLDTFYDRITSGEVFLKLDKSDSAKLHTKLLEVKLYVPGGTMFVREQGTTFEEATDLAVDTLKMQVKKFKDKRNNARAPKTIDGAVVEEEGVTVLAEETEE
- a CDS encoding MaoC family dehydratase; its protein translation is MHIEPVIGASFEEPFKITQEEVQRFADLTGDNNPIHLDAEYAATTSFKRPIIHGMLGATIFTKVLGTQFPGFGSIYLKQTLEFLRPMFVETDYKAVFKIQSINPDKHIAEISTEVVDVTTKKVVTRGVATMINQAKF
- a CDS encoding histone H1, whose amino-acid sequence is MARFDEVKDLILSLEGDFDKFYAKGNQAAGTRVRKGMQDLKTLAQDIRAEVQNKKNTGE
- a CDS encoding aminotransferase class I/II-fold pyridoxal phosphate-dependent enzyme, whose protein sequence is MDIFEKLRNNSGPIGTPAKMLNSHHYFSFPMLEGELGPRMRFMGREVLNWSLNNYLGLANHPEIRQVDAEAAAKWGLAYPMGARMMSGNSTLHETFEKELAEFVGKKDAFLLNYGYQGVMSAIECLCDHRDVIVYDAESHACLIDGIRLHKAKLGEYYKFNHNDMASLEKNLIRATKLANEKGGGVLVITEGVFGMSGKVGDLKAIVELKKKYEFRLLVDDAHGFGTMGETGAGVGELLGVQKEVDLYFSTFAKSMAAIGAFIASDDPEIIMFLKYNMRSQTYAKALPMPYVEGCRKRLEMIKTMPELRSKLWENVKAMQDGLRGRGFNIGETESPVTPVFLHSEGGVPEVTRMVRDLRENMGVFCSIVVYPVVPKGQIMLRIIPTASHTLEDVEYTLNAFTTLAEKLKNRVYQAEDVQEEVE
- the accC gene encoding acetyl-CoA carboxylase biotin carboxylase subunit, yielding MSLIKKILVANRGEIALRIMRTAREMNIATVAVFSEADRKSPHVRYADEAVCIGPAPSSESYLNMPKILQVCKDLGVDAIHPGYGFLSENAIFAKKVQDAGLIFIGPSPEAIEVMGSKLAAKQAASRYNIPMVPGTAEAIEDRQQAKEIAGAIGYPILIKASAGGGGKGMRVVNNEREFDEQMDRAVSEALSSFGDGSVFIEKYISSPKHIEIQVLGDHHGNIIHLFERECSIQRRHQKVVEEAPSISISPEIRKEMGRCAVDVARSCGYYGAGTVEFIMDENRGFYFLEMNTRLQVEHPVTEQITGIDLVKQMILIAEGNALEIQQDDLAINGHAIEIRVYAEDATNNFLPDVGTLHTYVKPDGNGVRVDDGFEQGMDIPIYYDPMIAKLITYGQNREEAIAKMVRAIDEYHISGVQTTLPFCRFVMNHEEFTSGRFDTNFVASYFDPEKLKNNANEDEIQLAAVISAMLTKNKKEIEPVLNEPIAENASKWKNRRFHGQ